From Cronobacter turicensis z3032, the proteins below share one genomic window:
- the kbl gene encoding 2-amino-3-ketobutyrate coenzyme A ligase yields MRGDFYQQLSADLETARAEGLFKEERIITSAQQADIQVADGSHVINFCANNYLGLANHPELIAAAKQGMDTHGFGMASVRFICGTQDSHKVLENKLAAFLGMEDAILYSSCFDANGGLFETLLGAEDAIISDALNHASIIDGVRLCKAKRFRYANNDMQELEARLQEAREAGARHILIATDGVFSMDGVIANLKGVCDLADKYDALVMVDDSHAVGFVGENGRGSHEYCDVMGRVDIITGTLGKALGGASGGYTAARKEVVEWLRQRSRPYLFSNSLAPAIVAASIKVLEMVESGAELRARLWSNARLFREKMTKAGFTLAGADHAIIPVMLGDAVVAQAFARELQKEGIYVTGFFYPVVPKGQARIRTQMSAAHTPEQIERAVDAFTRIGKQLGVIA; encoded by the coding sequence ATGCGAGGGGATTTTTACCAACAGCTTTCCGCCGATTTAGAAACGGCGCGCGCCGAAGGCTTGTTTAAGGAAGAACGAATCATCACCTCCGCCCAGCAGGCGGATATCCAGGTGGCAGACGGCAGCCACGTGATCAACTTTTGCGCCAACAACTATCTCGGTCTGGCGAACCACCCTGAGCTTATCGCCGCGGCGAAGCAGGGCATGGACACCCACGGCTTCGGCATGGCGTCAGTGCGCTTCATCTGCGGCACCCAGGACAGCCACAAGGTGCTTGAAAACAAGCTGGCCGCCTTCCTCGGTATGGAAGACGCCATTCTTTACTCTTCCTGCTTTGACGCCAACGGCGGGCTGTTTGAAACATTGCTCGGCGCGGAAGACGCGATTATCTCTGATGCCCTGAACCACGCTTCCATCATTGATGGCGTGCGCCTGTGTAAAGCAAAGCGTTTCCGTTACGCCAATAACGACATGCAGGAGCTGGAAGCGCGCCTGCAAGAAGCCCGTGAAGCGGGCGCGCGCCATATTCTTATCGCGACAGACGGCGTGTTCTCCATGGATGGCGTGATCGCCAACCTGAAGGGCGTGTGCGATCTGGCGGATAAATATGATGCGCTGGTGATGGTGGATGACTCCCACGCGGTCGGCTTTGTCGGCGAAAACGGGCGCGGTTCGCATGAATATTGTGACGTGATGGGCCGCGTGGACATCATCACCGGTACGCTGGGCAAAGCGCTTGGCGGCGCGTCCGGCGGCTATACCGCAGCGCGTAAAGAAGTTGTCGAGTGGCTGCGTCAGCGTTCGCGTCCGTATCTCTTCTCTAACTCGCTGGCGCCGGCCATTGTCGCGGCGTCCATCAAAGTGCTGGAGATGGTGGAGTCCGGTGCTGAGCTGCGCGCGCGTCTGTGGTCCAACGCGCGTCTGTTCCGCGAGAAAATGACAAAGGCGGGCTTTACGCTGGCAGGCGCCGATCACGCCATCATCCCGGTGATGCTGGGCGATGCGGTTGTCGCGCAGGCATTCGCCCGCGAGCTGCAAAAAGAGGGCATTTACGTGACCGGCTTCTTCTATCCGGTGGTGCCAAAAGGCCAGGCGCGTATTCGCACCCAGATGTCGGCGGCGCATACTCCTGAACAAATTGAACGTGCGGTCGATGCGTTTACCCGCATCGGTAAACAGTTAGGCGTGATTGCCTGA
- the yhbX gene encoding UPF0141 inner membrane protein yhbX — protein MTLQLYAWTNFNSAFSYGFALSVLNTTPDEARSMLGLYWRDGLLFVALSALFIFTANSGAWPVSPRFRRWPVILLCLTLFGFFTQAWLHQIRKSNVESLAQRFMQSTPVSTAKVFMQAAEDNAVVASVGNNIPDYKIAVSDTGIENYVLIVGESERTKNMGIYGYGRDTTPELDAQKNQLLLFRNAVAPAPVTIMAVPMALTADTVRARDPRKYGDNVINIANKAGYDTYWFSRQGKGGAHNNIITAIALNAHQSTWVEEGYDDALLPLLNEAIKKPGKKLIVLHLYGSHEPACRRFPANQTLLNSANKADDCYDNSVRFTDAIMGQVFRALGDSRSSVLYFSDHALIRDPSRAVVYSHGGARPPREALQVPMFIWYAQRVAEKDKRTGDYNRMWSTDDVNTLAELWLGIHREGEATNSLSSWLSQYNKDVAVMDTTGNVYEWRHLH, from the coding sequence GTGACGCTTCAGCTGTATGCATGGACCAACTTTAATTCAGCATTCAGTTATGGATTTGCCTTAAGTGTACTTAATACCACGCCGGATGAGGCGAGATCGATGCTCGGCCTTTACTGGCGTGACGGCCTGTTATTTGTGGCGCTCTCGGCGTTGTTTATTTTTACGGCGAATAGCGGCGCATGGCCAGTATCTCCCCGCTTCAGGCGCTGGCCTGTGATTCTTCTTTGCCTGACACTCTTCGGCTTCTTTACGCAGGCATGGCTACATCAAATCCGTAAAAGTAATGTTGAAAGCCTGGCGCAGCGTTTTATGCAATCAACGCCGGTCAGCACCGCCAAAGTGTTTATGCAGGCGGCGGAAGATAATGCCGTGGTGGCGAGCGTGGGTAATAATATTCCTGATTACAAAATCGCCGTTTCAGACACCGGGATTGAAAATTACGTGCTCATTGTAGGCGAATCTGAACGCACGAAAAATATGGGCATTTACGGCTATGGGCGTGATACCACCCCGGAACTGGATGCCCAAAAAAATCAGCTTCTGCTGTTTCGCAACGCGGTGGCTCCGGCCCCGGTCACTATTATGGCGGTGCCGATGGCATTGACGGCGGATACCGTAAGGGCGCGGGATCCGCGTAAATATGGCGATAACGTGATTAATATCGCCAACAAAGCGGGTTACGACACCTACTGGTTCAGCCGTCAGGGTAAAGGCGGCGCGCATAATAATATTATTACTGCCATCGCCCTGAATGCCCATCAGAGCACGTGGGTAGAGGAGGGCTATGATGATGCCCTGTTGCCGCTCCTGAACGAGGCAATAAAAAAACCTGGTAAAAAACTGATTGTTTTACACTTGTACGGTAGCCATGAACCTGCGTGTCGGCGTTTTCCTGCAAATCAGACTCTTCTCAACAGCGCTAATAAAGCCGATGACTGTTACGATAATTCCGTGCGTTTTACCGATGCCATCATGGGCCAGGTCTTCCGCGCGCTGGGCGACAGCCGCTCTTCCGTTCTTTATTTCTCCGATCACGCCCTGATCCGCGATCCATCCCGCGCCGTGGTGTATTCGCATGGCGGTGCCAGACCGCCTCGCGAAGCGCTACAGGTCCCGATGTTCATCTGGTATGCTCAGCGGGTCGCAGAGAAAGATAAGCGGACAGGGGATTACAACAGGATGTGGTCAACGGATGATGTGAATACGCTTGCCGAGTTGTGGCTGGGTATCCATCGAGAAGGCGAGGCGACAAACTCATTGTCGTCCTGGCTGTCGCAGTATAATAAGGATGTCGCGGTTATGGATACCACGGGCAATGTGTATGAATGGCGTCATCTTCATTAA
- the tdh gene encoding L-threonine 3-dehydrogenase, with protein MKALSKLKPAEGIWMTDVPEPEVGHNDLLIKIRKTAICGTDVHIYNWDEWSQKTIPVPMVVGHEYVGEVVGIGQEVKGFKIGDRVSGEGHITCGHCRNCRGGRTHLCRNTVGVGVNRPGCFAEYLVIPAFNAFKIPDNISDDLASIFDPFGNAVHTALSFDLVGEDVLVSGAGPIGIMAAAVAKHVGARNVVITDVNDYRLSLARKMGVTRAVNVANESLQEVMNELGMTEGFDVGLEMSGAPPAFRTMLDTMNHGGRIAMLGIPPSDMSIDWNKVIFKGLFIKGIYGREMFETWYKMAALIQSGLDLSPIITHRFTIDDFQKGFDAMRSGQSGKVILSWD; from the coding sequence ATGAAAGCATTATCAAAACTGAAACCGGCAGAAGGCATCTGGATGACCGATGTGCCGGAGCCGGAAGTGGGCCATAACGATCTGCTGATCAAAATTCGCAAAACCGCGATTTGCGGCACCGATGTGCATATTTATAACTGGGATGAATGGTCGCAGAAGACCATTCCGGTACCGATGGTCGTCGGGCATGAATATGTCGGCGAAGTGGTCGGCATCGGCCAGGAAGTGAAAGGCTTTAAAATCGGCGACCGCGTCAGCGGCGAAGGCCACATTACCTGCGGCCACTGCCGTAACTGCCGCGGCGGGCGCACGCATCTGTGCCGCAACACCGTCGGTGTGGGCGTCAACCGCCCGGGCTGTTTCGCCGAATATCTGGTGATCCCGGCTTTCAACGCGTTCAAAATCCCGGATAACATTTCCGACGATCTGGCTTCTATCTTCGACCCGTTCGGCAATGCCGTACACACGGCGCTTTCGTTTGATCTGGTTGGCGAAGATGTGCTGGTTTCAGGCGCAGGCCCGATTGGCATCATGGCGGCAGCGGTGGCGAAACACGTCGGCGCGCGTAACGTCGTGATTACCGACGTGAACGACTATCGTTTATCGCTGGCGCGCAAGATGGGCGTGACCCGCGCGGTGAACGTCGCGAATGAAAGCCTTCAGGAGGTGATGAACGAGCTGGGCATGACGGAAGGCTTTGACGTGGGGCTGGAGATGTCCGGCGCGCCGCCGGCGTTTCGCACCATGCTGGATACCATGAACCACGGCGGGCGTATCGCGATGCTTGGCATTCCGCCATCCGATATGTCTATCGACTGGAACAAAGTCATTTTTAAAGGGCTCTTCATCAAAGGCATTTATGGCCGCGAGATGTTTGAAACCTGGTACAAAATGGCGGCCCTGATCCAGTCCGGCCTCGATCTGTCGCCGATTATCACGCATCGCTTTACCATCGACGATTTCCAGAAAGGCTTCGACGCCATGCGTTCCGGTCAGTCCGGGAAGGTGATCCTGAGCTGGGATTAA
- the hldD gene encoding ADP-L-glycero-D-manno-heptose-6-epimerase produces MIIVTGGAGFIGSNIVKALNDIGYTDILVVDNLKDGTKFVNLVDLNIADYMDKEDFQVQIMSGEEFGEIEAVFHEGACSSTTEWDGKYMMENNYQYSKELLHYCLEREIPFLYASSAATYGGRTSDFIESREYEKPLNVYGYSKFLFDEYVRQILPEANSQITGFRYFNVYGPREGHKGSMASVAFHLNTQLNDGESPKLFEGSDNFKRDFIYVGDVAAVNLWFWQNGVSGIFNCGTGRAESFQAVADAALAFHKKGSIEYIPFPEKLKGRYQAFTQADLTNLRAAGYDKPFKTVAEGVSEYMAWLNRDA; encoded by the coding sequence ATGATTATCGTTACCGGCGGCGCGGGTTTTATCGGCAGCAACATTGTTAAGGCTCTGAACGACATCGGCTATACCGACATTCTGGTGGTGGACAACCTGAAAGACGGCACCAAATTCGTCAATCTGGTGGATCTGAATATCGCCGATTACATGGATAAAGAAGATTTTCAGGTACAGATCATGTCCGGCGAAGAGTTCGGCGAGATTGAAGCCGTGTTCCACGAAGGCGCTTGCTCCTCCACCACCGAGTGGGATGGCAAGTACATGATGGAAAACAACTATCAGTACTCCAAAGAGCTGCTGCACTACTGCCTGGAGCGTGAAATCCCGTTCCTGTACGCCTCTTCCGCCGCCACCTACGGCGGTCGCACTTCTGACTTCATCGAATCACGCGAATATGAGAAGCCGCTGAACGTGTACGGCTATTCGAAATTCCTGTTCGATGAATATGTTCGCCAGATCCTGCCGGAAGCGAACTCGCAGATCACCGGCTTCCGCTACTTTAACGTCTACGGCCCGCGTGAAGGCCACAAAGGCAGCATGGCGAGCGTGGCGTTCCACCTCAACACCCAGTTGAACGACGGCGAAAGCCCGAAACTGTTTGAAGGCAGCGATAACTTCAAACGCGACTTCATCTACGTGGGCGACGTGGCCGCGGTGAACCTGTGGTTCTGGCAGAACGGCGTATCCGGCATTTTCAACTGCGGCACCGGCCGTGCGGAGTCGTTCCAGGCCGTGGCGGATGCCGCGCTGGCTTTCCATAAAAAAGGCAGCATTGAGTACATCCCGTTCCCGGAAAAACTCAAAGGCCGCTATCAGGCGTTCACCCAGGCCGATCTCACTAACCTGCGCGCGGCGGGCTACGACAAGCCGTTTAAAACCGTTGCCGAAGGGGTTTCAGAGTATATGGCCTGGCTGAACCGCGACGCATAA
- the rfaC gene encoding Lipopolysaccharide heptosyltransferase 1: MRVLVVKTSSMGDVLHTLPALTDAMQAMPDIRFDWVVEEGFAQIPSWHPAVERILPVAIRRWRKAWFSAQVKAERRAFHDALRAVNYDAVIDAQGLVKSAALVTRLARGVKHGMDWQTAREPLASLFYNRRHHIAKAQHAVERTRELFAKSLGYAKPAAQGDYAIAQHFVRQPADDTGRYVVFLHATTRDEKHWPEAHWRELIALLGPSGLQIRLPWGAPHEEARAKRLADGFDYVQVLPRLTLEQVAHQLAGAQFVVSVDTGLSHLTAALDRPNFTLYGPTDPGLIGGYGKNQVVCRPTNSESLADLPAATVFESLHPWLYGETSVSESAHA; the protein is encoded by the coding sequence ATGCGGGTGCTTGTTGTGAAAACCTCTTCGATGGGCGACGTGCTTCACACGCTGCCCGCCTTAACCGACGCCATGCAGGCGATGCCGGATATCCGTTTCGACTGGGTGGTGGAAGAAGGCTTCGCGCAGATCCCGTCATGGCACCCGGCGGTTGAGCGCATACTGCCGGTGGCTATCCGCCGCTGGCGTAAGGCGTGGTTTTCCGCGCAGGTCAAAGCCGAGCGGCGCGCGTTTCACGACGCGCTGCGGGCCGTAAATTATGACGCGGTGATCGACGCACAGGGGCTGGTCAAAAGCGCCGCCCTGGTGACGCGTCTGGCGCGCGGCGTTAAGCATGGCATGGACTGGCAGACGGCGCGCGAACCGCTCGCGAGCCTTTTCTATAATCGCCGTCACCATATTGCGAAAGCGCAGCACGCCGTGGAGCGCACCCGCGAACTCTTCGCGAAAAGCCTGGGCTATGCAAAACCCGCCGCGCAGGGCGATTACGCCATCGCACAGCACTTTGTGCGCCAGCCTGCGGATGACACTGGGCGTTATGTGGTATTCCTGCACGCCACCACGCGCGATGAAAAACACTGGCCGGAAGCGCACTGGCGCGAGCTTATCGCGCTGCTGGGCCCGAGCGGGCTGCAGATCCGCCTGCCGTGGGGCGCGCCGCACGAAGAAGCGCGGGCGAAAAGGCTTGCCGACGGTTTCGATTATGTTCAGGTGCTCCCGCGTCTGACGCTGGAACAGGTCGCCCACCAGCTGGCTGGCGCACAGTTTGTGGTGTCAGTAGATACCGGTCTGAGCCATCTGACGGCGGCGCTCGATCGTCCAAACTTCACGCTCTATGGCCCCACGGATCCAGGGCTGATTGGGGGGTATGGGAAGAATCAGGTTGTCTGTCGTCCGACAAATTCTGAAAGCCTCGCCGACCTGCCCGCCGCCACCGTTTTCGAATCATTGCATCCCTGGCTTTACGGGGAAACTTCCGTTTCAGAGAGTGCCCATGCCTGA
- the rfaF gene encoding ADP-heptose--LPS heptosyltransferase 2, whose protein sequence is MKILVIGPSWVGDMMMSQSLYRTLRARYPQAVIDVMAPAWCRPLLSRMPEVNEAIPMPLGHGALGLGERRRLGHSLRERRYDRAYVLPNSFKSALVPFFAGIPHRTGWRGEMRYGLLNDVRVLDKQAWPLMVERYVALAYDKGVMQSAKDLPQPLLWPQLLVTDAEKSQTCAQFALSAERPIVGFCPGAEFGPAKRWPHYHYAELAKQLIDEGYQVALFGSAKDHEAGNEILAALNVEQQAWCRNLAGETQLEQAVVLIAACKAVVTNDSGLMHVAAALDRPLVALYGPSSPDFTPPLSHKAKVIRLITGYHKVRKGDAAEGYHQSLIDITPARVLETLNELLLNEEA, encoded by the coding sequence ATGAAAATACTGGTGATCGGCCCGTCATGGGTGGGCGACATGATGATGTCGCAAAGTCTCTATCGCACGCTCCGGGCCCGCTATCCGCAGGCGGTGATTGACGTGATGGCGCCCGCGTGGTGCCGTCCGCTGCTGTCGCGCATGCCGGAGGTGAATGAGGCGATCCCCATGCCGCTCGGCCACGGCGCGCTGGGGCTTGGCGAGCGCCGCCGCCTGGGCCACAGCCTGCGCGAGCGTCGCTACGATCGCGCATATGTCCTGCCGAACTCGTTTAAATCGGCGCTGGTGCCGTTTTTTGCGGGCATACCACACCGTACCGGCTGGCGCGGCGAGATGCGCTACGGCCTGTTAAATGATGTTCGCGTGCTGGATAAACAGGCGTGGCCGCTGATGGTCGAGCGCTATGTCGCGCTGGCCTACGATAAGGGCGTGATGCAGTCGGCGAAAGATTTGCCGCAACCCTTACTCTGGCCGCAACTGCTGGTGACGGACGCGGAAAAAAGCCAGACCTGCGCGCAGTTCGCGCTTTCCGCCGAGCGTCCGATAGTCGGATTCTGCCCTGGCGCGGAGTTCGGCCCGGCGAAACGCTGGCCGCATTATCACTATGCAGAGCTTGCAAAACAGCTGATTGACGAAGGTTATCAGGTGGCGCTGTTCGGCTCGGCGAAAGATCACGAAGCGGGCAATGAAATCCTCGCCGCGCTGAATGTTGAACAGCAGGCGTGGTGCCGCAATCTGGCGGGTGAGACCCAGCTTGAGCAGGCCGTGGTGCTGATTGCCGCCTGTAAAGCAGTGGTGACGAATGATTCCGGCCTGATGCACGTGGCCGCCGCGCTTGATCGCCCGCTGGTGGCGCTGTACGGGCCGAGCAGCCCGGATTTCACGCCGCCGCTGTCGCATAAGGCGAAAGTCATTCGTCTTATCACTGGCTACCATAAAGTCCGTAAAGGCGACGCCGCCGAAGGCTATCACCAGAGTCTCATCGACATTACGCCCGCGCGCGTACTGGAAACGCTCAACGAACTGCTGCTGAACGAGGAAGCCTGA